One Sediminicola sp. YIK13 DNA segment encodes these proteins:
- a CDS encoding aminotransferase class I/II-fold pyridoxal phosphate-dependent enzyme produces the protein MDYKASDSIQDLQYFGEFGGVNPSISDSSTYTFLSAKTMFDTFEGNTEGCYLYSRHSTPSNLYLGEALAALEGTEAANVTASGMGAITAVIFQLCDTDDHIVSSRTIYGGTYAFMKNFLKKFKIGTSFVDITNLEAVEAAITPKTKMIYCEAVSNPLLEIADIKALSKLAKKYNLPLVVDNTFSPLSIAPGKLGADIIIHSLTKFINGSSDCVAGVVCGTSDFCLSLKDVNNGAGMLLGSTMDSLRASSILKNMRTLHIRMKKHSENALYLAENFVKDGLRVVYPGLKAHPSYQIMKDQMTEEYGFGGIMTLDVGSLDKANALMELMQAKNLGYLAVSLGFYKTLFSAPGSSTSSEIPMEEQEEMGLSNGLIRFSIGLDNDIHRTYKTMKNCMLELGILQERELSK, from the coding sequence ATGGATTACAAGGCTTCAGACAGTATTCAGGATTTACAATATTTTGGTGAATTTGGTGGGGTTAACCCCTCAATTTCCGACTCATCAACCTACACATTTCTATCGGCCAAGACCATGTTCGATACCTTTGAAGGGAATACCGAAGGTTGCTATCTATATAGCAGGCACTCCACACCGTCCAACCTTTATTTAGGAGAGGCATTGGCCGCATTGGAAGGAACGGAGGCTGCCAATGTTACTGCAAGTGGAATGGGTGCCATTACTGCGGTGATTTTTCAACTTTGTGATACCGATGACCATATTGTTAGCAGTAGGACCATCTATGGTGGCACCTATGCCTTTATGAAGAATTTTCTAAAAAAGTTCAAAATTGGAACTTCTTTTGTAGACATTACCAATTTAGAAGCGGTTGAAGCGGCCATAACCCCAAAAACAAAAATGATCTATTGTGAGGCGGTAAGCAACCCTTTATTGGAGATTGCAGACATCAAAGCCCTTTCCAAACTAGCCAAAAAATATAACCTTCCTCTTGTTGTGGACAATACCTTTTCACCACTTTCAATTGCTCCGGGCAAATTGGGCGCGGACATAATAATACACAGTTTAACCAAGTTCATCAACGGAAGTAGCGATTGTGTTGCCGGGGTTGTATGTGGAACTTCAGATTTTTGCCTAAGCCTAAAAGATGTGAACAACGGCGCGGGAATGCTTTTGGGAAGCACCATGGATAGCTTAAGGGCCTCCTCCATTTTAAAAAATATGAGAACCCTTCATATCCGTATGAAAAAGCACAGTGAAAATGCCCTCTATCTGGCTGAAAACTTTGTCAAGGACGGATTAAGAGTGGTCTATCCAGGTTTGAAAGCACACCCAAGTTATCAGATAATGAAGGATCAGATGACCGAAGAATACGGCTTTGGCGGTATCATGACCTTGGATGTAGGTTCATTGGACAAGGCAAATGCCCTTATGGAATTAATGCAAGCAAAGAATCTAGGTTATTTGGCGGTTAGCCTTGGTTTTTATAAAACCCTTTTCAGTGCTCCTGGATCATCAACCTCTTCCGAGATCCCTATGGAAGAACAAGAAGAAATGGGATTGTCAAATGGACTGATTCGTTTTTCCATTGGTTTGGACAATGATATCCACAGAACATATAAAACCATGAAAAACTGTATGTTAGAATTGGGAATCCTACAAGAGAGAGAATTGAGCAAATAA
- a CDS encoding Lrp/AsnC family transcriptional regulator, which yields MKFDEIDVRLLGLLQQDSKKTTKEYANQLNLSVTAVYERIKRLEKTGCITKYVALVDKKMVNKSFVVLCHVKLVQHTKEFVTQFEREVLRLQEVVECYHISGDYDYILKIHVSDMEAYRDFMVAKLTAINHIGSTQSSFVITEVKHTTAIPI from the coding sequence ATGAAATTTGACGAAATTGATGTGAGATTATTGGGTCTTTTACAGCAAGACAGTAAAAAGACCACCAAAGAATATGCAAACCAGTTGAACCTTTCAGTTACAGCTGTTTACGAGCGTATAAAGCGATTGGAAAAAACAGGTTGCATTACAAAGTACGTGGCCCTGGTGGATAAAAAAATGGTGAACAAATCATTCGTGGTACTCTGCCATGTGAAACTGGTTCAACACACCAAAGAATTTGTAACCCAGTTCGAGAGGGAGGTACTAAGGCTGCAGGAGGTGGTGGAGTGTTATCACATCAGCGGGGATTACGACTATATTTTAAAAATTCACGTTAGTGATATGGAGGCTTACAGGGACTTTATGGTGGCCAAGCTAACGGCTATAAATCATATAGGGAGTACCCAGAGCTCTTTTGTTATTACAGAAGTTAAGCATACCACAGCAATTCCTATTTAG
- the lpdA gene encoding dihydrolipoyl dehydrogenase has protein sequence MSSYDVAIIGSGPGGYVAAIRCAQLGMKTAIIEKYSTLGGTCLNVGCIPSKALLDSSHHYEDAVKHFEEHGIEIPGEIKVNLEKMISRKQSVVDQTTKGIQFLMDKNKIDVFEGMGSFKNATHINIEKNDGKSETIEAKNIIIATGSKPSTLPFIKIDKERVITSTEALKLKEIPKHMIVIGGGVIGLELGQVYKRLGSEVTVVEFMDRIVPGMDGALSKELTKVLKKQKMKINTSHKVKSVERKGNEVIVKADDKKGEEVTFTADYCLVAVGRSPYTAGLNLDAAGVKLDERGRVAVNDHLQTNVSNIYAIGDVVRGAMLAHKAEEEGTLVAEIMAGQKPHIDYNLIPGVVYTWPEVAAVGKTEEELKEAGIDFKVGQFPMRALGRARASMDIDGFVKILADKKTDEVLGVHMIGARVADLIAEAVTAMEFRASAEDISRMSHAHPTYAEAVKEAALAATDDRALHI, from the coding sequence ATGAGTTCATACGACGTAGCCATTATTGGTTCAGGCCCAGGAGGATATGTTGCAGCGATACGTTGCGCACAATTAGGAATGAAAACAGCAATTATAGAAAAGTACTCCACTTTAGGAGGTACTTGTCTTAATGTAGGTTGTATACCTTCTAAGGCACTGTTGGATTCATCCCATCACTATGAAGATGCGGTAAAGCACTTTGAGGAGCATGGGATCGAGATCCCTGGGGAGATAAAAGTGAACTTGGAGAAAATGATTTCTAGAAAACAATCCGTGGTAGACCAAACCACCAAAGGGATACAGTTTTTGATGGATAAAAACAAGATTGATGTATTTGAAGGAATGGGGAGCTTTAAGAATGCCACCCATATCAATATCGAAAAAAACGATGGTAAATCTGAGACCATAGAGGCAAAGAATATTATTATCGCAACTGGATCTAAGCCATCCACCTTACCATTCATCAAAATAGATAAGGAAAGGGTAATCACTTCTACAGAGGCTTTAAAACTAAAGGAGATCCCTAAGCACATGATTGTTATAGGCGGAGGGGTAATTGGTCTTGAATTGGGACAAGTATATAAAAGATTGGGTTCTGAAGTGACCGTAGTGGAGTTTATGGACCGCATTGTCCCAGGAATGGACGGAGCGCTTTCCAAAGAACTGACCAAGGTTCTTAAAAAGCAGAAAATGAAGATCAACACGTCGCACAAAGTGAAATCCGTTGAAAGGAAAGGTAACGAAGTGATTGTAAAGGCAGACGACAAAAAAGGAGAAGAAGTAACTTTTACGGCCGATTATTGTTTGGTAGCAGTAGGCCGTAGCCCATATACTGCCGGATTGAACTTGGATGCAGCCGGCGTAAAATTAGATGAAAGGGGCAGAGTAGCCGTGAACGATCACTTACAGACCAATGTTTCGAATATATATGCTATTGGAGATGTGGTCAGAGGAGCTATGTTGGCCCATAAGGCTGAAGAAGAAGGAACTTTGGTGGCTGAGATAATGGCCGGACAAAAACCACATATCGATTATAATTTGATTCCCGGTGTTGTCTATACTTGGCCAGAAGTTGCTGCGGTAGGTAAAACAGAAGAGGAGTTAAAAGAGGCAGGGATCGACTTTAAAGTGGGCCAATTTCCAATGAGGGCTTTAGGTCGCGCTAGAGCAAGTATGGATATAGACGGATTTGTGAAGATCCTTGCAGATAAAAAAACAGATGAAGTATTGGGTGTCCATATGATTGGTGCTCGTGTTGCGGATCTAATTGCTGAAGCGGTCACCGCGATGGAATTTAGAGCCTCTGCTGAAGATATTTCTAGAATGAGTCATGCACATCCAACTTATGCGGAAGCTGTCAAAGAAGCTGCCTTGGCTGCTACTGATGACCGGGCACTACATATTTAA
- a CDS encoding CDGSH iron-sulfur domain-containing protein has translation MSEKKVYAPIAVELEKDKKYAWCTCSHSSNQPFCDGSHRANNATPSLGFAVEEAKTAFLCTCKQTKNPPYCDGSHKN, from the coding sequence ATGAGTGAGAAGAAAGTTTATGCACCTATAGCCGTAGAATTGGAAAAGGATAAAAAGTATGCCTGGTGTACCTGTAGTCATAGCAGCAATCAACCCTTTTGTGATGGCTCACATAGGGCAAATAACGCAACCCCGTCTTTGGGCTTTGCTGTGGAGGAAGCAAAAACAGCATTTCTCTGTACTTGTAAACAAACCAAGAATCCGCCTTATTGCGACGGATCACATAAGAACTAA
- a CDS encoding heparan-alpha-glucosaminide N-acetyltransferase domain-containing protein — protein sequence MKNNKYRLYFVDAMRAWAILMMLQGHFVDGLLDNAYRDNSNLAFSIWQYFRGITAPVFFTVSGFIFTYLLVRGDQQGMENPRVKKGIKRGLQLLFIGYLLRTNIFGLLKGEIYSSFYLVDVLHCIGLSILGIIGIYIFSSTKKKFVLPLILFATTIILFVLEPQYKIMDHIYLPEMLANYFTKANGSVFTIFPWFGYATFGAFLSLIFTRFKDYKHLYPVAITTAFIAGLSLVFYSSPFVNYLGQTTGLQLFADLYKNNYLFIRLGNVLVVFGVFMTLRRFMMNSTVLKIGSSTLSIYISHFVILYGSLTGLGFYAFLHHSLSPYIVVPGALIFMVACVYTALKYEDNKVVIKTKAGEWLQQLSTNAEPWIAFSFRLIKDTLFRVRVTVIKLFRLAKN from the coding sequence ATGAAAAACAATAAGTACCGCTTATACTTTGTAGACGCCATGCGCGCTTGGGCCATTCTTATGATGTTACAAGGACATTTTGTAGATGGACTTTTAGACAACGCTTACAGGGACAATTCTAATTTAGCATTTTCCATTTGGCAATATTTTAGGGGAATTACCGCACCTGTTTTCTTTACCGTATCCGGTTTTATTTTCACGTATTTATTGGTGAGGGGAGATCAACAGGGAATGGAGAACCCTAGGGTAAAAAAGGGAATTAAAAGGGGACTTCAATTGTTGTTCATAGGATATCTACTGCGAACCAATATTTTTGGATTGTTGAAGGGGGAGATTTATAGTTCTTTCTATCTTGTGGACGTATTGCATTGTATTGGATTATCCATTTTAGGAATTATCGGGATCTACATATTTTCAAGTACCAAAAAGAAATTTGTGCTTCCATTGATCCTATTTGCCACTACTATCATACTCTTTGTATTGGAGCCGCAGTATAAAATCATGGATCATATATACTTGCCGGAGATGTTGGCGAATTATTTCACCAAAGCAAACGGTTCTGTATTTACTATTTTCCCTTGGTTCGGATATGCCACCTTTGGGGCTTTCCTATCACTCATCTTTACAAGATTTAAAGATTACAAACATCTATACCCAGTAGCGATAACTACAGCATTTATCGCCGGATTAAGTCTTGTATTTTATTCGTCGCCTTTCGTTAATTATTTGGGTCAGACCACCGGGCTTCAATTATTTGCAGATCTATACAAAAACAACTATCTGTTTATCAGGCTAGGAAACGTGCTCGTTGTATTTGGAGTGTTCATGACCCTTAGAAGGTTTATGATGAACAGTACGGTACTGAAAATTGGTTCTAGTACCCTATCGATTTACATATCACACTTCGTTATTTTATATGGGAGTTTAACGGGATTAGGCTTTTATGCCTTCTTACATCATTCCCTATCCCCTTACATTGTGGTTCCAGGAGCACTTATTTTTATGGTTGCCTGTGTTTACACCGCCTTAAAATATGAAGACAACAAGGTTGTCATTAAAACTAAGGCTGGGGAATGGTTACAACAGCTCTCAACCAATGCAGAACCTTGGATAGCCTTCTCTTTTAGATTGATCAAGGATACTCTGTTTAGGGTAAGAGTGACCGTTATCAAGCTATTTAGATTGGCTAAAAATTAA
- a CDS encoding NADPH-dependent FMN reductase, which translates to MATILAFAGSNSSTSINFKLVKYTSGLIQQNEVKVMDLSLFPVPMYSADTENDHGYPEDVVGLQKDIKNADGLIISVNEHNSGPSAYFKNLMDWLSRVDKRFLEEKKIFLMSTSPGKRGAISSLTYVKDTLPRFGGEIATTFSLPSFNDNFDPEKGILDGELKVEHQEALADFLKTL; encoded by the coding sequence ATGGCTACGATCTTGGCATTTGCAGGGAGTAATTCTTCCACATCAATTAACTTTAAATTGGTGAAATATACTTCAGGTTTAATACAACAAAATGAGGTTAAAGTAATGGATCTTTCCCTTTTTCCGGTACCCATGTACAGTGCCGATACTGAGAATGACCATGGTTATCCAGAGGATGTTGTTGGTTTACAGAAAGATATTAAAAATGCAGATGGGTTGATAATTTCTGTCAATGAGCACAACAGCGGGCCCTCTGCATATTTTAAAAATTTAATGGATTGGTTGTCACGGGTAGACAAACGCTTTTTGGAAGAAAAGAAAATATTTCTAATGTCCACATCCCCAGGGAAAAGAGGCGCTATTTCCTCTCTGACCTACGTGAAGGATACACTCCCAAGATTTGGAGGCGAAATAGCGACCACTTTTTCCTTGCCTTCCTTCAATGACAATTTTGATCCCGAGAAAGGAATTTTAGATGGGGAGTTGAAAGTTGAACACCAAGAGGCCTTAGCGGATTTTTTAAAAACCTTATAG
- a CDS encoding anthranilate synthase component I family protein produces MRTEVNFTVADLTKFKEALLKWAQQFYEVVWLDSNNHKGQYSSFDGLLAVDALTSMVTDHHNAFEELKTYQDGSKDWLFGYLSYDLKNDVEQLSSSNFDGLGFADMHFFQPKRIIRFQGGQVNFCYLNMVADEIEEDFKAITNLSLLRDTASPADTSIHIKMRIFKDDYFERVRQLLARIHRGDIYEANFCQEFYLEDTCIDPLLTFQKLNAISKPPFATFLKFKDVFALSASPERYIKKQGTKIISQPIKGTAKRSSEPKEDEQLKLLLENDPKERAENVMIVDLVRNDLSKSAQKGSVVVEELCKVYSFEQVHQMISTISAIVDTHKNPVDIIKETFPMGSMTGAPKVSAMKIIEELEATKRGLYSGAVGYFTPEGDFDFNVIIRSILYNSSKNYVSFSVGSAITAKASPEKEYEECLLKAKAMRVVLEG; encoded by the coding sequence TTGCGAACAGAAGTCAATTTTACAGTAGCTGATCTCACAAAGTTTAAGGAAGCCTTATTAAAATGGGCGCAACAGTTCTATGAGGTCGTATGGTTGGATAGTAATAACCATAAAGGACAATACAGCTCCTTTGACGGGCTTTTGGCCGTAGATGCGCTTACGTCAATGGTTACCGATCATCACAATGCTTTTGAGGAACTTAAAACATATCAGGATGGCAGCAAGGATTGGCTCTTCGGGTACTTGTCCTATGACCTAAAAAATGATGTGGAACAACTCTCCTCATCAAATTTTGATGGCCTTGGCTTTGCGGATATGCATTTTTTTCAACCCAAGCGCATCATACGGTTCCAGGGAGGGCAAGTTAATTTTTGTTATCTAAATATGGTGGCTGATGAAATAGAAGAAGATTTCAAAGCCATCACCAATCTATCCCTATTAAGAGATACCGCATCGCCGGCCGATACCTCTATTCACATTAAAATGCGAATTTTTAAGGATGATTATTTCGAAAGAGTACGGCAGCTTTTGGCACGTATTCATAGGGGAGATATTTATGAGGCTAATTTTTGTCAGGAATTTTATTTAGAGGACACCTGTATTGATCCCTTATTGACTTTTCAAAAACTAAATGCTATTTCCAAGCCCCCATTCGCCACGTTTTTAAAATTTAAAGATGTATTCGCCTTATCAGCATCTCCCGAACGCTACATTAAAAAACAGGGAACTAAAATTATTTCCCAGCCCATTAAGGGAACTGCAAAACGGTCTTCGGAGCCAAAAGAAGATGAACAATTGAAGCTCCTTTTGGAAAATGATCCAAAAGAAAGGGCCGAAAATGTAATGATTGTGGACCTCGTGCGCAACGACCTTTCCAAAAGTGCCCAAAAAGGGAGCGTAGTAGTTGAGGAGCTCTGTAAGGTATATTCTTTTGAACAGGTCCATCAAATGATTTCCACGATCTCTGCAATTGTGGACACACACAAAAATCCGGTGGATATTATTAAAGAAACCTTTCCCATGGGCAGTATGACTGGTGCTCCTAAAGTTTCGGCCATGAAAATCATAGAAGAATTAGAAGCAACCAAACGAGGCCTTTATAGTGGGGCTGTAGGTTATTTTACACCGGAAGGGGATTTTGATTTTAACGTGATTATCAGAAGTATCCTTTACAATTCCTCTAAAAACTATGTTTCTTTCTCCGTGGGCAGTGCTATTACGGCAAAGGCCTCTCCTGAAAAGGAGTATGAGGAATGTCTTTTAAAGGCAAAGGCGATGAGGGTAGTCCTGGAAGGCTAG
- a CDS encoding alpha/beta hydrolase yields the protein MHQEYFLPFQKYKIAVMCTQPQEILGVVVLCHGFGEHYRRYSPEVFPLLENAGLAVVAYDNIGHGQSGGKRGHCPNYRTLLDILELVIERAESLYPTKPLFLYGHSMGGNLVLNYVLRRKHRVKGVIATSPYLRLAFEPPKWKIVLGKAMLSIYPSITLPSGLDPEGISRIPEEVERYKNDPMVHDKVSPMFSFPVMDAGEWAIANSNVLKVNTLLLHGTGDQIIDYKGTVAFHENASITTLKLLEGGYHELHKDLCSKEMLGLINNWLAQQL from the coding sequence ATGCACCAAGAATACTTCCTTCCATTTCAAAAATATAAAATTGCCGTGATGTGTACCCAACCCCAAGAGATCTTGGGTGTAGTTGTATTATGCCATGGTTTTGGAGAGCACTACAGGCGGTATTCGCCAGAAGTATTCCCTCTGCTTGAGAATGCCGGCCTTGCGGTGGTGGCCTATGATAATATAGGTCACGGACAATCTGGGGGAAAACGGGGTCACTGCCCAAATTATCGGACCTTGTTGGATATCTTGGAGTTGGTCATCGAACGGGCCGAATCACTTTACCCCACGAAACCCCTTTTCCTTTACGGACACAGTATGGGGGGCAATCTAGTCTTGAATTACGTTTTAAGAAGGAAACACCGCGTTAAGGGCGTCATTGCAACAAGTCCCTATCTACGTTTGGCTTTTGAGCCTCCAAAATGGAAAATCGTTCTGGGGAAGGCAATGCTCAGTATCTACCCGTCTATTACGCTACCCTCAGGATTGGATCCCGAAGGTATTTCACGAATACCAGAAGAGGTTGAGCGCTATAAAAACGATCCGATGGTGCATGATAAGGTGAGTCCCATGTTTTCTTTCCCTGTGATGGACGCTGGGGAATGGGCCATCGCAAACAGTAATGTGTTAAAGGTAAATACGTTGTTGTTGCATGGAACTGGGGATCAAATTATCGATTACAAGGGAACCGTGGCCTTTCATGAAAATGCGAGCATCACTACCTTAAAACTCCTGGAAGGGGGCTACCATGAGCTGCACAAGGACCTTTGTAGCAAAGAAATGCTGGGGCTCATCAATAATTGGTTGGCGCAGCAACTTTGA
- the tilS gene encoding tRNA lysidine(34) synthetase TilS, whose translation MLEEFKNHIKISFPHLREGKFLLACSGGLDSVVLTHLCHSAGLDFALAHCNFNLRGDASDGDEAFVKKLAEDLNKECYVINFNTVDYMNKNKVSLQMAARELRYDWFQGLMEQKGWSTLVTAHHADDNLETFLINLSRGTGIDGLTGIPEKTASISRPLLKYSRVQLEAYAEERNLEWREDLSNQETKYLRNKIRHQIVPLLKELHPTFLTNFSQTQHFLRQTSGISQDHINHLKEQLFRKDNEVIKIPISELMKLNPLEGYLYALLHEYGFMEWNDVVSLLTAMGGKEVRSKTHRLLKHREYLLLEEISVSPESEYAIREEDKELEEPLKISFAIVDKIQETGNTILYVDKETLKYPLTVRKWRKGDYFYPFGMRGRKKVSKFFKDIKMDQISKEKQWLLCSADNVVWIMGKRGDDRFKVTDNTKKILKISIQE comes from the coding sequence GTGCTAGAGGAATTCAAAAATCATATCAAGATTTCTTTTCCCCACTTACGGGAAGGGAAGTTTTTATTGGCTTGCAGTGGAGGCCTCGATAGTGTGGTTCTTACCCACTTATGCCATAGTGCTGGCTTGGATTTTGCATTGGCGCACTGCAATTTTAACTTAAGGGGAGATGCAAGTGATGGAGATGAGGCTTTTGTGAAAAAACTAGCCGAAGATTTAAACAAGGAGTGTTATGTAATAAACTTTAATACAGTAGATTACATGAATAAAAACAAAGTATCCCTTCAAATGGCTGCGCGTGAGCTTCGCTATGATTGGTTCCAAGGATTAATGGAGCAAAAGGGCTGGTCGACTTTGGTTACCGCCCATCATGCTGATGATAACCTGGAAACCTTTCTCATCAACCTTTCCAGGGGAACGGGCATAGATGGACTTACCGGAATTCCCGAAAAAACAGCAAGTATTTCAAGACCCTTGTTGAAATATTCCAGGGTACAATTAGAGGCCTATGCCGAAGAAAGGAACCTGGAATGGCGGGAGGATCTTTCCAACCAGGAAACCAAATATCTTAGGAATAAAATAAGACATCAAATTGTTCCGCTACTAAAGGAATTGCATCCCACTTTCCTAACTAATTTTAGTCAGACACAACATTTTTTGAGGCAGACCTCAGGAATTTCCCAAGACCATATCAACCACTTAAAAGAACAGCTTTTTAGGAAGGACAACGAGGTCATAAAAATTCCAATTTCAGAATTGATGAAACTAAACCCTTTAGAGGGATATTTATATGCGTTGCTCCATGAGTACGGTTTTATGGAATGGAATGACGTAGTATCCCTGTTGACAGCAATGGGAGGCAAAGAAGTTCGTTCCAAGACCCATAGACTGTTAAAGCATAGGGAGTATTTGCTGCTTGAGGAAATCTCCGTTTCCCCAGAGTCGGAATACGCCATAAGAGAAGAAGACAAAGAGTTAGAGGAGCCTTTAAAAATATCTTTTGCTATAGTCGATAAAATCCAAGAGACCGGCAATACCATACTTTATGTAGATAAAGAAACGTTAAAGTATCCCCTGACGGTAAGAAAATGGAGAAAAGGCGACTATTTTTATCCTTTTGGCATGCGTGGAAGAAAAAAGGTGTCCAAATTTTTTAAAGACATAAAAATGGACCAGATTTCCAAGGAAAAGCAATGGCTGTTGTGCTCCGCTGACAATGTAGTTTGGATCATGGGAAAAAGAGGGGATGATCGTTTTAAGGTTACCGACAACACAAAAAAAATATTAAAAATCAGTATACAGGAATGA
- a CDS encoding protein-disulfide reductase DsbD family protein produces MKKFITGIIVLLTLTSVFAQTEDNPVAWTYEVKKVSDTEYDLVIKGDILEGWHIYSQFTPEGGSQPSEFTFGEAGELYELIGETKEGKTVREYSDIFGVDEVFFKNKALFTQRIKMIDPSVDQLEVALFYQICKEVCIPKDEVFNISLSGKTVVVNEKTVDQRSMALSEALVLDLKNKKILNGDSDGVDMGSSLWMIFGLGFLGGLIALLTPCVFPMIPLTVSFFTKQSQPKAKGITNALLYGFFIILIYFLLSLPFHLFDSVDSQILNTIATNVWLNLFFFLIFIFFSFSFFGYYELTLPSSWANKMDSASSKVGGGFGIFFMAVTLAIVSFSCTGPILGGLLGSTALADGDVATNLSIGMLGFGVALALPFALFALFPAWLNSLPKSGGWMTTVKVVLGFLELALAFKFLSNADLVGNWGIFKREIFLGIWILLFLLMTFYLFGMFRFPHDGPKQKLSKTRLGVGLLSGAFSLYLILGLAKVSDLKLLSGFPPPEFYSVFEQESDCPLGINCFKDFDEGLAYAKEVNKPILLDFTGWACVNCRKMEENVWSEPDIYPLLKEDYVLISLYIDDRKPLPEDGQFDFKYESGRVKTIKTVGEKWGTFQTLNFNAASQPYYVLLTPDLEVLNSSIQYTDKETYLNWLKTGLKNYRSLQPENPFNQTKAIN; encoded by the coding sequence ATGAAGAAGTTTATTACCGGGATTATAGTATTACTAACCCTTACATCGGTTTTTGCCCAAACAGAGGATAATCCAGTAGCTTGGACTTATGAGGTGAAGAAGGTATCAGATACAGAGTATGACCTGGTCATTAAAGGGGATATCCTGGAGGGGTGGCATATTTATTCCCAGTTTACTCCAGAAGGCGGCTCACAGCCAAGTGAATTTACATTTGGAGAGGCTGGCGAGCTATATGAATTGATAGGGGAGACCAAGGAGGGAAAAACCGTAAGGGAATACAGTGATATATTTGGAGTGGACGAGGTTTTCTTTAAAAACAAGGCTTTGTTCACACAGCGTATCAAAATGATAGACCCCAGTGTAGACCAATTGGAAGTTGCTTTATTCTATCAAATTTGTAAAGAAGTATGTATTCCCAAGGATGAAGTTTTTAATATTTCCCTGAGCGGTAAGACCGTGGTGGTGAATGAAAAAACGGTGGATCAACGAAGTATGGCCCTCAGTGAGGCCTTAGTGCTGGACCTTAAGAACAAGAAGATATTAAATGGCGATTCCGATGGCGTGGATATGGGAAGCAGTCTCTGGATGATATTTGGACTTGGATTTCTGGGAGGTCTTATAGCCTTGTTGACACCTTGTGTTTTTCCAATGATCCCACTGACAGTATCTTTTTTCACCAAACAATCACAACCCAAGGCTAAAGGTATAACCAACGCCCTGTTATATGGCTTTTTTATTATTCTGATCTATTTCCTTCTCAGTTTACCATTTCATTTGTTTGATTCTGTGGATTCTCAGATCCTGAATACCATAGCAACCAATGTCTGGTTGAATCTATTTTTCTTTTTGATTTTCATCTTCTTTTCGTTCTCCTTTTTTGGGTATTATGAATTGACTCTTCCTAGTTCATGGGCCAATAAGATGGATTCTGCCTCCTCTAAAGTAGGCGGTGGTTTTGGCATCTTTTTTATGGCTGTTACATTGGCTATTGTATCCTTTTCCTGTACCGGCCCGATCCTTGGCGGGTTATTGGGAAGTACGGCCTTGGCCGATGGGGATGTGGCTACGAATTTATCGATTGGAATGTTGGGCTTTGGGGTGGCTCTGGCCTTGCCCTTTGCTCTTTTTGCCCTGTTCCCCGCATGGTTGAATTCACTCCCTAAATCGGGAGGTTGGATGACGACAGTAAAAGTGGTACTTGGATTTTTAGAACTGGCACTGGCCTTTAAATTCCTGTCAAATGCGGATTTGGTAGGGAATTGGGGGATTTTTAAAAGGGAAATATTTTTAGGGATTTGGATCTTGTTATTTTTGCTGATGACCTTTTATCTTTTTGGAATGTTCCGTTTTCCACATGATGGTCCCAAACAAAAACTATCCAAAACCAGATTGGGTGTGGGCCTTTTAAGTGGAGCATTTTCACTTTATTTAATCTTGGGATTGGCTAAGGTGAGCGACTTAAAACTTTTGAGTGGCTTCCCCCCACCGGAGTTCTATAGTGTTTTTGAACAGGAGAGCGATTGTCCCTTGGGAATAAATTGTTTTAAAGATTTTGATGAGGGATTGGCTTATGCCAAAGAAGTCAATAAACCTATTTTATTGGATTTTACGGGGTGGGCCTGTGTCAACTGTCGTAAAATGGAAGAAAACGTATGGAGCGAACCTGATATTTATCCATTGTTAAAAGAGGATTATGTATTGATTTCACTATACATAGACGATCGGAAACCGTTACCTGAAGATGGGCAGTTCGATTTTAAATATGAATCCGGTAGGGTGAAGACCATTAAAACAGTAGGTGAAAAATGGGGCACCTTCCAAACCCTAAACTTTAATGCGGCCTCCCAGCCCTATTATGTATTGCTTACGCCAGATTTGGAAGTTCTTAACTCTTCCATCCAATATACAGACAAGGAAACCTATTTAAATTGGTTGAAAACCGGTTTAAAAAACTATAGGTCCTTACAGCCAGAAAATCCTTTTAACCAAACTAAAGCCATCAACTAA